From one Malus sylvestris chromosome 1, drMalSylv7.2, whole genome shotgun sequence genomic stretch:
- the LOC126630166 gene encoding uncharacterized protein LOC126630166 translates to MEFTEAYKQTGPCCFSPNARYIAVAVDYRLVIRDTLSFKVVQLFSCLDKISYIEWALDSEYILCGLYKRPMIQAWSLAQPEWTCKIDEGPAGIAYARWSPDSRHILTTSDFQLRLTVWSLLNTACVHVQWPKHPSKGVSFTKDGQFAAICTRRDCKDYINLLSCHTWEIMGVFAVDTLDLADTEWSPDDSAIVIWDSPLEYKVLIYSPDGRCLYKYQAYESALGVKSVSWSPCGQFLAVGSYDQMLRVLNHLTWKTFAEFMHLSTVRAPCCAAVFKEVDEPLLLDMSELSLNDDFAEGNNDASEGQVRVRYEVTEVPISLPFQKPPADKPNPKQGIGLLAWSNDSQYICTRNDSMPSILWIWDIRHLELAAILVQKDPIRAAVWDPTCTRLVVCTGSSHLCMWTPGGAYCVSIPPQPQFSIVDLKWNSDGSCLLLKDKELFCCAAVAILPEESSEYSSDN, encoded by the exons ATGGAGTTCACAGAGGCTTACAAGCAGACCGGTCCTTGTTGCTTCTCACCTAATGCTCGCTACATTGCCGTCGCCGTCGACTACCGCCTCGTCATTCGCGACACTCTTTCCTTTAAG GTTGTGCAGTTGTTCTcatgtttggataagataagctacaTCGAATGGGCGCTTGATTCTGAATACATTCTTTGTGGTCTATATAAAAGACCAATGATACAAGCATGGTCGCTGGCCCAACCTGAATGGACATGTAAGATAGATGAAGGTCCTGCCGGTATTGCCTATGCTAGGTGGAGCCCAGATAGCCGTCACATACTTACCACATCAGACTTCCAACTGCGGTTAACAGTTTGGTCACTGTTAAACACAGCATGTGTACATGTGCAATGGCCAAAGCATCCTTCCAAGGGAGTTTCGTTCACCAAAGATGGGCAATTTGCTGCAATTTGCACAAGGCGTGATTGCAAGGACTATATTAATCTTCTGTCCTGTCATACATGGGAAATAATGGGTGTATTTGCTGTGGACACTTTGGACTTGGCTGATACTGAATGGTCACCGGATGACAGTGCAATAGTGATATGGGATTCGCCTCTCGAATATAAG GTTCTGATATACTCCCCAGATGGGAGGTGTCTGTATAAGTATCAAGCATACGAAAGTGCTTTGGGTGTAAAAAGTGTTTCATGGTCTCCGTGTGGCCAGTTTCTAGCAGTGGGTAGTTATGACCAGATGTTGCGGGTTTTAAATCACTTGACTTGGAAGACTTTTGCTGAATTTATGCATCTATCTACTGTCCGTGCTCCCTGTTGTGCGGCTGTGTTTAAG GAAGTAGATGAGCCACTGCTACTTGATATGTCCGAGCTAAGTCTAAATGATGATTTTGCAGAAGGCAATAATG ATGCTTCAGAAGGACAAGTCAGAGTTAGATACGAGGTTACAGAAGTGCCCATCAGTTTGCCTTTCCAGAAGCCTCCTGCAGACAAACCTAACCCCAAACAAGGAATTG GTCTACTGGCATGGAGCAACGATAGCCAATATATTTGTACTCGCAACGATAGCATGCCAAGCATTCTTTGGATATGGGACATACGCCATCTTGAACTCGCGGCTATCTTGGTGCAGAAAGATCCTATTCGTGCAGCAGTTTGGGATCCTACGTGCACTCGTCTTGTTGTTTGCACGGGAAGTTCTCATCTGTGCATGTGGACTCCTGGCGGTGCCTACTGTGTGAGCATCCCTCCGCAACCACAGTTTAGCATAGTTGATCTGAAATGGAATTCGGATGGAAGCTGTCTTCTCCTGAAGGATAAAGAGTTGTTTTGCTGCGCTGCTGTTGCCATTCTTCCTGAAGAATCGAGTGAATATAGCTCGGATAATTGA
- the LOC126630197 gene encoding uncharacterized protein LOC126630197 yields the protein MLPRWSRAVAQLSRLGTQQNLNLRNEFYVVSRQSYARAAAVAPDTAFTVEKPLPAEPVVNLDKLFWSKPSSLALAPDSPLRIDEPQYGRFRRAILTMLLFYSKQSKSIRGANVVYKRIVSQVDKPGIYEVFNLEKTFKTTFSLLVLHMWLCLRRLKEEGKDGVEFGQYMYEIYNHDVELRVSKAGVNLLLSRWMKDLEKIFYGNIVAYDAAVLPEAKLDDLQNVIWRNVFSDDGSSQPTGDASRAVQAMARYIRRELCCLSLTDKEAMFSGNFMFTPLKGEKTKPEASK from the exons ATGCTGCCGAGATGGAGCAGAGCTGTTGCTCAGCTCTCGAGGTTGGGTACGCAGCAGAACCTGAATCTCAGAAACGAATTCTATGTTGTTTCGCGCCAAAGCTATGCCAGGGCTGCTGCGGTGGCTCCGGATACGGCTTTTACAGTGGAAAAACCTCTCCCTGCCGAGCCAGTG GTAAATTTGGACAAACTGTTTTGGTCTAAGCCCTCCTCGTTGGCTTTGGCCCCGGACTCCCCATTGAGAATTGATGAGCCACAATATGGGAGGTTCAGGCGTGCGATTCTTACGATGTTGCTGTTTTATAGCAAACAAAGCAAGTCTATTCGAGGGGCCAATGTCGTGTATAAGCGAATCGTTTCACAAGTTGATAAACCGGGCATATATGAAG TATTCAATTTGGAGAAAACCTTTAAGACAACATTCTCTCTACTTGTACTTCATATGTGGCTTTGCTTACGCCGGTTGAAAGAAGAGGGAAAGGATGGTGTTGAATTCGGGCAATATATGTATGAGATTTACAATCATGATGTGGAACTTAGAGTATCTAAGGCTGGG GTCAACTTACTACTGTCTAGATGGATGAAGGATTTGGAGAAGATATTCTATGGAAATATTGTTGCTTATGATGCTGCCGTGCTTCCAGAGGCTAAACTGGATGATCTCCAAAATGTGATATGGAG GAATGTCTTTTCCGACGATGGTTCATCACAACCAACTGGAGATGCATCACGAGCAGTCCAG GCAATGGCAAGATACATTCGCCGGGAACTTTGTTGCCTGTCCTTAACAG ATAAAGAAGCTATGTTTTCTGGTAATTTCATGTTTACTCCACTGAAGGGCGAGAAAACGAAACCGGAGGCCTCCAAATGA